One window from the genome of Epinephelus fuscoguttatus linkage group LG3, E.fuscoguttatus.final_Chr_v1 encodes:
- the LOC125884161 gene encoding meiosis regulator and mRNA stability factor 1 isoform X1: protein MMEGLGKERSISSSKPFPWLSHPKTEASTLLWKLKDCFPTNETTSPHHTDKENNYMDSRKAVLELKDVPPPPPPHHTSSSQSSQPFSLAPLPMPPPCLPPPPHLIQDSLQQQPPPQQQEGASPKVSIYTHCDFCSTDGYGLLGGGSVVGSSSSVTGVVSLYMAPGSLGAPISSSSISRSGPCSVASSVHQYKHHTSCGSGGEVFDPLPTLGYKPQLSSSVATSQPVSSHPYLSCCSGLLQTYPAVPLSCSQPSLFPSSAPLASSVPCVSSLPAPLHGSCLASSGYYTCGVNCCPSARRSQRGTLGDHPTTTTITTTTTSAHFCSNPMHLNVERTVCVKGAHFCQECLLKPVNGLTSESDKVWPNVPLPQTAPISIPICNGCGTSSDGMMLMPSASLGKTGQKYGSPENGGPENIPPVGVFWDIENCSVPSGRSAGAVVQRIRSRFFQGHREAEFICVCDISKESKAVIQELNNCQVTVAHINATAKNAADDKLRQSLRRFAETHTAPATVVLVSSDVNFASELSDLRHRHGFQVILVHGNHTSSALLQHAHRHVAFQEITADLPPRMLVKAQPSFNLLYVHNLPVNCDKNLRNAVKLRLRRLSDNCGGKVLGMSQGTAVLRFGNPEAAARARKRMENEDVFGHRISLSFSPQPRDDASPEPELQSQPHHLPQPLSHTYQSQDSMFGPPPSISSFSFLPLEKPRSPRRPRRATRPCYAPGPVPERPYSPRRGCSGPPGGAPAKPHQELGSFEGKPRMGFQQLEKGRAASSSPHSNGETGALEQLSKPGFIGESMHRRRREGSYPRSVTESPVEQGDRTSEFQISTPSAFSKLNLHRSFSPLILSQGSWSSRSASPCLSSRSSPLLAAPRSPCPEGPSEPFSDGAEVQVANLDYRMSRKDLQQTLHDTFSRYGRVKAVELSPHTDYQLKATVQMLSLQQAISAVSGLHRYKIGGKRIQVSLITGVNNKSLAMLSTEIISILQDAPANCLPLFKFTEIYEKKYSRKLVVGDLYRLPEVVGVRDQGGSRLVCLLPSSQIRQSPLGSSQSQEGSSSASGSPVVFEELEYHEPVCREHYAQRDFSEADFDPDSYKIPFVVMSLSTLASEVHSLLQSHEGTLPLLSFPDCYAAKFSPLQLGNETLEGGVPLEHLITCVPSITIVTAQNGFKVIKWIHNKPPAPNSESWIQRCKSPVGNPQLIQFSREIIDLLKSQPSCIMPMSKFIPSYHHHFAKQCRVSDYGYSKLLELLEAVPHVLQILGMGTKRLLTLTHRAQVKRFTQDLLKLLKFQASKQVAIKDFMQAYHWCFSRDWRIIDYGICELMDLLTEIPDTTITITLQETDTVISVPKRERTPEEIERTKQFGKEVVDLLRHQPHCRMAFSKFIPTYHHHFGRQCKLSYYGFTKLMELFEAIPNILMVLECGEEKVLTLTEVERIKALAAQLVKLLRAQKNSSLPVSQLLTEYSKTFGYGLRLQDYDASSLLALLIKLCHVVKVVDGSEGREVQLINRKSLRSLTSQLLALLMSQEEEQVTRGFKVDELSQYYQTVHGALLNPCEYGFLSLSELLKSLPYLVELYHEESDDDNKAGNAACGGGEEWVRLTRLYQFARNVRSLLHTYHYNQIFLTEFQGAYNKFTGCTLEPRSYGYTSTDELLSAIPQVVWIKGHGHKRIIVLKNDMKARASSSIPNSPLPGESTESPRDSPISIATSGTQSPGGDVAAESELLCLTSPVDLLCGPVPSCLPSPQLHPDPVLLQEADLIRFEEKTPPTVSDEPEVPVDGDGTCDPPGSTDDSAVAKPLPPPDVKTPLSMDSPSRRASRSRIKLAANFSFTAGL, encoded by the exons ATGATGGAAGGACTGGGAAAGGAGAGATCCATATCCAGCTCTAAACCCTTCCCATGGCTCAGTCACCCCAAAACAGAGGCCTCAACCCTGCTATGGAAACTCAAAGACTGCTTCCCCACCAATGAGACAACCTCCCCTCATCACACAGATAAAGAA AACAATTACATGGACAGCAGAAAGGCCGTGCTGGAACTGAAAgatgtccctcctcctcctcctccgcaccATACTTCCTCTTCCCAATCATCCCAGCCCTTCTCTCTGGCCCCTCTCCCTATGCCTCCTCCCTGCTTGCCGCCTCCTCCTCATCTTATACAAGACTCCCTCCAACAACAGCCACCACCACAGCAACAAGAGGGGGCTAGCCCCAAAGTAAGCATATACACGCACTGTGACTTTTGCAGCACAGATGGCTATGGGTTATTGGGTGGCGGAAGTGTTGTTGGTAGCAGTAGCAGCGTCACTGGTGTTGTCTCGCTCTATATGGCCCCAGGCTCTCTGGGAGCacccatcagcagcagcagtattaGCAGGTCCGGCCCTTGCTCTGTAGCCTCATCTGTTCATCAGTATAAACATCACACAAGCTGTGGGAGTGGAGGTGAAGTTTTTGATCCTTTGCCCACTCTTGGTTACAAACCTCAGCTGTCCTCTTCTGTCGCTACCTCTCAGCCTGTTTCATCACACCCCTAcctctcctgctgctcagggcTCCTCCAAACCTACCCAGCTGTACCTCTCTCATGCAGCCAACCCAGCCTGTTTCCCTCCTCAGCACCTCTGGCTTCCTCTGTCCCTTGTGTTTCCTCTCTACCCGCTCCCTTGCATGGCTCTTGCCTGGCCTCTTCTGGCTACTACACCTGTGGTGTGAACTGCTGCCCATCAGCCAGAAGATCCCAGAGAGGCACGCTTGGTGATCacccaaccaccaccaccatcactaCTACAACCACCTCAGCACACTTCTGCTCTAATCCTATGCACCTAAATGTAGAACGCACGGTTTGTGTGAAGGGGGCGCACTTCTGCCAGGAGTGCTTGTTGAAG CCTGTGAATGGTCTGACGTCAGAGTCAGACAAGGTGTGGCCCAATGTTCCTCTTCCCCAGACTGCTCCTATCTCTATCCCCATTTGTAATGGCTGTGGCACCTCCTCTGATGGCATGATGCTCATGCCATCGGCCAGCCTTGGCAAGACTGGCCAGAAGTATG GTTCTCCAGAGAACGGTGGTCCTGAGAACATCCCTCCAGTGGGTGTCTTCTGGGACATTGAGAACTGCAGTGTGCCCAGTGGACGCTCTGCTGGAGCAGTAGTCCAGCGGATTCGAAGCCGTTTCTTTCAGGGCCACCGTGAGGCAGAATTCATTTGCGTTTGTGACATCAGCAAGGAGAGTAAAGCCGTCATCCAAGAACTCAACAACTGCCAG GTTACTGTTGCACATATCAACGCCACAGCCAAGAATGCTGCTGATGATAAGCTTCGCCAGAGCCTACGACGCTTTGCTGAGACCCACACTGCTCCTGCAACTGTTGTACTAGTATCTT CGGATGTGAACTTTGCAAGTGAGCTGAGTGACCTGCGTCATCGTCATGGTTTCCAGGTAATCCTGGTCCATGGCAACCATACGTCTTCAGCCCTACTGCAGCATGCCCACCGCCACGTGGCCTTCCAGGAGATCACAGCTGATCTGCCACCACGTATGCTTGTCAAAGCACAG CCCAGTTTCAACCTCCTCTATGTGCACAACCTCCCTGTCAACTGTGACAAGAATCTGCGGAACGCTGTGAAGCTCAGGCTCCGCCGCCTGTCAGACAACTGCGGTGGCAAGGTGCTGGGCATGTCCCAAGGCACAGCGGTCCTCCGTTTTGGCAACCCTGAGGCAGCTGCGCGTGCCCGCAAGCGAATGGAGAATGAGGATGTGTTTGGCCACCGAATCAGCCTCTCCTTCTCCCCACAGCCCAGAGACGATGCCAGTCCTGAGCCTGAGCTTCAGTCTCAGCCTCATCACTTGCCTCAGCCTCTGTCCCACACCTATCAAAGCCAGGATTCAATGTTTGGCCCTCCCCCATCTATATCCTCCTTCTCCTTTCTGCCCCTGGAGAAGCCAAGGTCACCCAGGAGGCCACGGCGAGCAACCCGCCCATGCTACGCCCCTGGCCCAGTGCCTGAAAGGCCCTACAGCCCCAGGAGGGGGTGCAGTGGGCCTCCCGGTGGTGCTCCAGCCAAGCCCCATCAG GAGCTGGGTAGTTTTGAGGGCAAGCCCAGAATGGGCTTCCAGCAGCTGGAAAAAGGACGTGCTGCTTCCTCTTCCCCCCACAGTAACGGTGAGACAGGAGCCCTGGAGCAGCTGTCCAAACCTGGCTTCATAGGAGAATCTATGCACAGGAGGAG AAGAGAGGGCTCTTATCCTCGCAGTGTTACTGAATCCCCTGTAGAACAAGGGGACAGGACCTCAGAGTTCCAGATTAGCACACCCTCAGCCTTCAGCAAGTTGAACCTGCACAGGAGCTTCAGTCCCCTCATCCTGTCCCAGGGCTCCTGGTCATCTAG GAGTGCGTCACCCTGTCTGTCCAGCCGGTCCTCACCCCTCTTGGCTGCCCCTCGTAGCCCGTGCCCTGAAGGTCCTTCTGAGCCTTTCTCAGATGGAGCAGAGGTCCAGGTGGCCAATCTGGACTACAGAATGTCCCGCAAGGATCTACAACAGACACTGCATGACACCTTCTCTCGTTACGGGCGG GTGAAAGCTGTGGAGCTGAGCCCCCACACTGACTATCAGCTGAAGGCCACGGTCCAGATGTTGTCCCTGCAGCAGGCCATTAGTGCTGTCAGTGGTTTGCACCGTTATAAGATCGGAGGCAAACGTATTCAGGTGTCTCTGATCACTGGTGTCAACAACAAATCCCTTGCTATGCTGAG CACGGAGATCATCAGCATTCTTCAGGATGCACCTGCCAATTGCCTTCCCCTCTTCAAGTTTACAGAGATCTATGAGAAAAA ATATTCCCGAAAGCTTGTGGTTGGGGATCTGTACAGGCTGCCAGAGGTGGTGGGAGTGCGGgatcagggaggctcaaggctTGTGTGCCTTCTGCCCAGCAGCCAAATCCGCCAGAGTCCACTGGGATCGTCCCAGTCCCAGGAGGGCTCCTCCTCTGCTAGTGGCAGCCCTGTGGTGTTTGAGGAGCTGGAGTACCATGAACCTGTCTGCAGAGAACACTACGCACAGCGGGACTTCAG TGAGGCTGACTTTGACCCTGATTCCTATAAAATACCTTTTGTTGTGATGTCTCTGAGCACCTTAGCCTCTGAGGTCCACAGTCTGTTGCAGTCACACGAGGGAACTCTTCCATTACTCAG TTTTCCAGACTGTTACGCAGCAAAATTCAGCCCTCTGCAGCTGGGCAATGAGACACTGGAGGGTGGTGTTCCTCTGGAGCACCTCATTACCTGCGTTCCCAGTATCACAATTGTTACAGCTCAGAACGGCTTCAAAGTCATTAAGTGGATCCACAACAAGCCACCAGCACCAAACTCAG AGTCATGGATTCAGCGCTGCAAGAGTCCGGTTGGCAACCCACAGCTCATCCAGTTCAGCCGAGAGATTATTGACCTGTTAAAGAGTCAGCCTTCTTGCATCATGCCCATGAGCAAGTTCATACCGTCGTACCACCATCACTTTGCCAAGCAGTGCCGCGTCTCTGACTATGGCTACTCTAAGCTGCTGGAGCTTCTGGAAGCCGTGCCCCATGTTTTGCAG ATCTTGGGTATGGGTACCAAGCGTTTACTGACCCTGACTCATCGTGCTCAAGTGAAGCGCTTCACTCAAGACCTGCTCAAACTGCTTAAATTTCAAGCCAGCAAACAAGTGGCGATCAAGGACTTCATGCAGGCATACCATTG GTGCTTCTCCAGAGATTGGCGGATAATTGACTATGGCATATGTGAACTGATGGACCTGCTCACTGAGATCCCTGACACCACCATCACTATTACACTTCAAGAAACAGACACAGTCATCTCTGTTCCTAAGAGAG AGCGTACGCCTGAGGAGATAGAGCGCACTAAGCAGTTTGGGAAGGAGGTGGTGGACCTTCTTCGTCACCAGCCTCACTGCCGAATGGCCTTCAGTAAGTTCATCCCCACCTACCACCATCACTTCGGTCGTCAGTGCAAGCTCAGCTACTACGGATTCACCAAGCTCATGGAGCTCTTCGAGGCAATCCCCAACATACTGATG GTGTTGGAGTGTGGTGAAGAGAAAGTGCTGACCCTGACAGAAGTGGAGCGTATCAAGGCTCTGGCGGCTCAGCTGGTCAAGCTGCTTCGGGCTCAGAAAAACTCCAGCCTTCCTGTCAGCCAGCTGCTCACTGAGTACAGCAAGACCTTTGGCTATGGTCTGCGCCTGCAGGACTATGATGCCAGCTCCCTGCTGGCTCTGCTGATCAAACTCTGCCATGTTGTCAAG GTGGTGGATGGTTCAGAGGGTCGTGAAGTGCAGCTAATCAACAGGAAGTCTTTACGCTCACTGACCTCCCAGCTCCTGGCTCTGCTCATGTCCCAAGAGGAGGAGCAAGTCACCAGGGGTTTCAAAGTTGACGAGCTGAGCCAGTATTACCAGACTGTCCATGGAGCCCTGCTCAACCCATGTGAATATGGGTTCCTCTCCCTCAGCGAGTTACTCAAGAGCCTGCCCTACCTTGTGGAG TTGTACCATGAAGAAAGTGATGATGACAACAAAGCTGGCAACGCTGCCTGTGGTGGTGGGGAGGAGTGGGTGAGGCTGACCAGGCTTTACCAGTTTGCCCGTAATGTACGCAGCCTGCTCCACACCTACCATTACAACCAGATCTTCCTGACTGAGTTCCAGGGGGCTTATAACAAATTTACAGGCTGCACCCTTGAGCCACGTTCCTACGGATACACCAGCACTGACGAGCTGCTCAGCGCCATCCCACAG GTGGTCTGGATCAAAGGGCACGGTCACAAGAGGATTATCGTTTTGAAGAACGATATGAAAG CAAGGGCAAGCTCTTCAATCCCCAACAGCCCCCTGCCAGGAGAGAGCACAGAGAGCCCGAGAGACAGCCCCATTAGCATTGCAACTTCTGGAACCCAGAGTCCAG GTGGTGATGTAGCTGCAGAGTCAGAGCTGCTGTGTCTGACATCACCAGTAGACCTACTGTGTGGTCCTGTGCCATCCTGCCTGCCTTCACCTCAGCTACACCCTGACCCCGTTCTCCTCCAGGAGGCAGACCTGATTCGCTTTGAGGAGAAAACTCCACCAAcag TGAGTGATGAACCAGAGGTGCCAGTTGACGGTGACGGCACATGTGATCCACCTGGCAGCACAGACGACTCTGCAGTCGCCAAACCTCTGCCGCCCCCTGACGTGAAGACCCCCTTGTCCATGGACAGTCCCAGCAGAAGAGCCTCACGCAGCAGAATCAAGCTAGCCGCCAACTTCTCATTCACAGCAGGCCTCTGA
- the LOC125884161 gene encoding meiosis regulator and mRNA stability factor 1 isoform X2: MMEGLGKERSISSSKPFPWLSHPKTEASTLLWKLKDCFPTNETTSPHHTDKENNYMDSRKAVLELKDVPPPPPPHHTSSSQSSQPFSLAPLPMPPPCLPPPPHLIQDSLQQQPPPQQQEGASPKPVNGLTSESDKVWPNVPLPQTAPISIPICNGCGTSSDGMMLMPSASLGKTGQKYGSPENGGPENIPPVGVFWDIENCSVPSGRSAGAVVQRIRSRFFQGHREAEFICVCDISKESKAVIQELNNCQVTVAHINATAKNAADDKLRQSLRRFAETHTAPATVVLVSSDVNFASELSDLRHRHGFQVILVHGNHTSSALLQHAHRHVAFQEITADLPPRMLVKAQPSFNLLYVHNLPVNCDKNLRNAVKLRLRRLSDNCGGKVLGMSQGTAVLRFGNPEAAARARKRMENEDVFGHRISLSFSPQPRDDASPEPELQSQPHHLPQPLSHTYQSQDSMFGPPPSISSFSFLPLEKPRSPRRPRRATRPCYAPGPVPERPYSPRRGCSGPPGGAPAKPHQELGSFEGKPRMGFQQLEKGRAASSSPHSNGETGALEQLSKPGFIGESMHRRRREGSYPRSVTESPVEQGDRTSEFQISTPSAFSKLNLHRSFSPLILSQGSWSSRSASPCLSSRSSPLLAAPRSPCPEGPSEPFSDGAEVQVANLDYRMSRKDLQQTLHDTFSRYGRVKAVELSPHTDYQLKATVQMLSLQQAISAVSGLHRYKIGGKRIQVSLITGVNNKSLAMLSTEIISILQDAPANCLPLFKFTEIYEKKYSRKLVVGDLYRLPEVVGVRDQGGSRLVCLLPSSQIRQSPLGSSQSQEGSSSASGSPVVFEELEYHEPVCREHYAQRDFSEADFDPDSYKIPFVVMSLSTLASEVHSLLQSHEGTLPLLSFPDCYAAKFSPLQLGNETLEGGVPLEHLITCVPSITIVTAQNGFKVIKWIHNKPPAPNSESWIQRCKSPVGNPQLIQFSREIIDLLKSQPSCIMPMSKFIPSYHHHFAKQCRVSDYGYSKLLELLEAVPHVLQILGMGTKRLLTLTHRAQVKRFTQDLLKLLKFQASKQVAIKDFMQAYHWCFSRDWRIIDYGICELMDLLTEIPDTTITITLQETDTVISVPKRERTPEEIERTKQFGKEVVDLLRHQPHCRMAFSKFIPTYHHHFGRQCKLSYYGFTKLMELFEAIPNILMVLECGEEKVLTLTEVERIKALAAQLVKLLRAQKNSSLPVSQLLTEYSKTFGYGLRLQDYDASSLLALLIKLCHVVKVVDGSEGREVQLINRKSLRSLTSQLLALLMSQEEEQVTRGFKVDELSQYYQTVHGALLNPCEYGFLSLSELLKSLPYLVELYHEESDDDNKAGNAACGGGEEWVRLTRLYQFARNVRSLLHTYHYNQIFLTEFQGAYNKFTGCTLEPRSYGYTSTDELLSAIPQVVWIKGHGHKRIIVLKNDMKARASSSIPNSPLPGESTESPRDSPISIATSGTQSPGGDVAAESELLCLTSPVDLLCGPVPSCLPSPQLHPDPVLLQEADLIRFEEKTPPTVSDEPEVPVDGDGTCDPPGSTDDSAVAKPLPPPDVKTPLSMDSPSRRASRSRIKLAANFSFTAGL; encoded by the exons ATGATGGAAGGACTGGGAAAGGAGAGATCCATATCCAGCTCTAAACCCTTCCCATGGCTCAGTCACCCCAAAACAGAGGCCTCAACCCTGCTATGGAAACTCAAAGACTGCTTCCCCACCAATGAGACAACCTCCCCTCATCACACAGATAAAGAA AACAATTACATGGACAGCAGAAAGGCCGTGCTGGAACTGAAAgatgtccctcctcctcctcctccgcaccATACTTCCTCTTCCCAATCATCCCAGCCCTTCTCTCTGGCCCCTCTCCCTATGCCTCCTCCCTGCTTGCCGCCTCCTCCTCATCTTATACAAGACTCCCTCCAACAACAGCCACCACCACAGCAACAAGAGGGGGCTAGCCCCAAA CCTGTGAATGGTCTGACGTCAGAGTCAGACAAGGTGTGGCCCAATGTTCCTCTTCCCCAGACTGCTCCTATCTCTATCCCCATTTGTAATGGCTGTGGCACCTCCTCTGATGGCATGATGCTCATGCCATCGGCCAGCCTTGGCAAGACTGGCCAGAAGTATG GTTCTCCAGAGAACGGTGGTCCTGAGAACATCCCTCCAGTGGGTGTCTTCTGGGACATTGAGAACTGCAGTGTGCCCAGTGGACGCTCTGCTGGAGCAGTAGTCCAGCGGATTCGAAGCCGTTTCTTTCAGGGCCACCGTGAGGCAGAATTCATTTGCGTTTGTGACATCAGCAAGGAGAGTAAAGCCGTCATCCAAGAACTCAACAACTGCCAG GTTACTGTTGCACATATCAACGCCACAGCCAAGAATGCTGCTGATGATAAGCTTCGCCAGAGCCTACGACGCTTTGCTGAGACCCACACTGCTCCTGCAACTGTTGTACTAGTATCTT CGGATGTGAACTTTGCAAGTGAGCTGAGTGACCTGCGTCATCGTCATGGTTTCCAGGTAATCCTGGTCCATGGCAACCATACGTCTTCAGCCCTACTGCAGCATGCCCACCGCCACGTGGCCTTCCAGGAGATCACAGCTGATCTGCCACCACGTATGCTTGTCAAAGCACAG CCCAGTTTCAACCTCCTCTATGTGCACAACCTCCCTGTCAACTGTGACAAGAATCTGCGGAACGCTGTGAAGCTCAGGCTCCGCCGCCTGTCAGACAACTGCGGTGGCAAGGTGCTGGGCATGTCCCAAGGCACAGCGGTCCTCCGTTTTGGCAACCCTGAGGCAGCTGCGCGTGCCCGCAAGCGAATGGAGAATGAGGATGTGTTTGGCCACCGAATCAGCCTCTCCTTCTCCCCACAGCCCAGAGACGATGCCAGTCCTGAGCCTGAGCTTCAGTCTCAGCCTCATCACTTGCCTCAGCCTCTGTCCCACACCTATCAAAGCCAGGATTCAATGTTTGGCCCTCCCCCATCTATATCCTCCTTCTCCTTTCTGCCCCTGGAGAAGCCAAGGTCACCCAGGAGGCCACGGCGAGCAACCCGCCCATGCTACGCCCCTGGCCCAGTGCCTGAAAGGCCCTACAGCCCCAGGAGGGGGTGCAGTGGGCCTCCCGGTGGTGCTCCAGCCAAGCCCCATCAG GAGCTGGGTAGTTTTGAGGGCAAGCCCAGAATGGGCTTCCAGCAGCTGGAAAAAGGACGTGCTGCTTCCTCTTCCCCCCACAGTAACGGTGAGACAGGAGCCCTGGAGCAGCTGTCCAAACCTGGCTTCATAGGAGAATCTATGCACAGGAGGAG AAGAGAGGGCTCTTATCCTCGCAGTGTTACTGAATCCCCTGTAGAACAAGGGGACAGGACCTCAGAGTTCCAGATTAGCACACCCTCAGCCTTCAGCAAGTTGAACCTGCACAGGAGCTTCAGTCCCCTCATCCTGTCCCAGGGCTCCTGGTCATCTAG GAGTGCGTCACCCTGTCTGTCCAGCCGGTCCTCACCCCTCTTGGCTGCCCCTCGTAGCCCGTGCCCTGAAGGTCCTTCTGAGCCTTTCTCAGATGGAGCAGAGGTCCAGGTGGCCAATCTGGACTACAGAATGTCCCGCAAGGATCTACAACAGACACTGCATGACACCTTCTCTCGTTACGGGCGG GTGAAAGCTGTGGAGCTGAGCCCCCACACTGACTATCAGCTGAAGGCCACGGTCCAGATGTTGTCCCTGCAGCAGGCCATTAGTGCTGTCAGTGGTTTGCACCGTTATAAGATCGGAGGCAAACGTATTCAGGTGTCTCTGATCACTGGTGTCAACAACAAATCCCTTGCTATGCTGAG CACGGAGATCATCAGCATTCTTCAGGATGCACCTGCCAATTGCCTTCCCCTCTTCAAGTTTACAGAGATCTATGAGAAAAA ATATTCCCGAAAGCTTGTGGTTGGGGATCTGTACAGGCTGCCAGAGGTGGTGGGAGTGCGGgatcagggaggctcaaggctTGTGTGCCTTCTGCCCAGCAGCCAAATCCGCCAGAGTCCACTGGGATCGTCCCAGTCCCAGGAGGGCTCCTCCTCTGCTAGTGGCAGCCCTGTGGTGTTTGAGGAGCTGGAGTACCATGAACCTGTCTGCAGAGAACACTACGCACAGCGGGACTTCAG TGAGGCTGACTTTGACCCTGATTCCTATAAAATACCTTTTGTTGTGATGTCTCTGAGCACCTTAGCCTCTGAGGTCCACAGTCTGTTGCAGTCACACGAGGGAACTCTTCCATTACTCAG TTTTCCAGACTGTTACGCAGCAAAATTCAGCCCTCTGCAGCTGGGCAATGAGACACTGGAGGGTGGTGTTCCTCTGGAGCACCTCATTACCTGCGTTCCCAGTATCACAATTGTTACAGCTCAGAACGGCTTCAAAGTCATTAAGTGGATCCACAACAAGCCACCAGCACCAAACTCAG AGTCATGGATTCAGCGCTGCAAGAGTCCGGTTGGCAACCCACAGCTCATCCAGTTCAGCCGAGAGATTATTGACCTGTTAAAGAGTCAGCCTTCTTGCATCATGCCCATGAGCAAGTTCATACCGTCGTACCACCATCACTTTGCCAAGCAGTGCCGCGTCTCTGACTATGGCTACTCTAAGCTGCTGGAGCTTCTGGAAGCCGTGCCCCATGTTTTGCAG ATCTTGGGTATGGGTACCAAGCGTTTACTGACCCTGACTCATCGTGCTCAAGTGAAGCGCTTCACTCAAGACCTGCTCAAACTGCTTAAATTTCAAGCCAGCAAACAAGTGGCGATCAAGGACTTCATGCAGGCATACCATTG GTGCTTCTCCAGAGATTGGCGGATAATTGACTATGGCATATGTGAACTGATGGACCTGCTCACTGAGATCCCTGACACCACCATCACTATTACACTTCAAGAAACAGACACAGTCATCTCTGTTCCTAAGAGAG AGCGTACGCCTGAGGAGATAGAGCGCACTAAGCAGTTTGGGAAGGAGGTGGTGGACCTTCTTCGTCACCAGCCTCACTGCCGAATGGCCTTCAGTAAGTTCATCCCCACCTACCACCATCACTTCGGTCGTCAGTGCAAGCTCAGCTACTACGGATTCACCAAGCTCATGGAGCTCTTCGAGGCAATCCCCAACATACTGATG GTGTTGGAGTGTGGTGAAGAGAAAGTGCTGACCCTGACAGAAGTGGAGCGTATCAAGGCTCTGGCGGCTCAGCTGGTCAAGCTGCTTCGGGCTCAGAAAAACTCCAGCCTTCCTGTCAGCCAGCTGCTCACTGAGTACAGCAAGACCTTTGGCTATGGTCTGCGCCTGCAGGACTATGATGCCAGCTCCCTGCTGGCTCTGCTGATCAAACTCTGCCATGTTGTCAAG GTGGTGGATGGTTCAGAGGGTCGTGAAGTGCAGCTAATCAACAGGAAGTCTTTACGCTCACTGACCTCCCAGCTCCTGGCTCTGCTCATGTCCCAAGAGGAGGAGCAAGTCACCAGGGGTTTCAAAGTTGACGAGCTGAGCCAGTATTACCAGACTGTCCATGGAGCCCTGCTCAACCCATGTGAATATGGGTTCCTCTCCCTCAGCGAGTTACTCAAGAGCCTGCCCTACCTTGTGGAG TTGTACCATGAAGAAAGTGATGATGACAACAAAGCTGGCAACGCTGCCTGTGGTGGTGGGGAGGAGTGGGTGAGGCTGACCAGGCTTTACCAGTTTGCCCGTAATGTACGCAGCCTGCTCCACACCTACCATTACAACCAGATCTTCCTGACTGAGTTCCAGGGGGCTTATAACAAATTTACAGGCTGCACCCTTGAGCCACGTTCCTACGGATACACCAGCACTGACGAGCTGCTCAGCGCCATCCCACAG GTGGTCTGGATCAAAGGGCACGGTCACAAGAGGATTATCGTTTTGAAGAACGATATGAAAG CAAGGGCAAGCTCTTCAATCCCCAACAGCCCCCTGCCAGGAGAGAGCACAGAGAGCCCGAGAGACAGCCCCATTAGCATTGCAACTTCTGGAACCCAGAGTCCAG GTGGTGATGTAGCTGCAGAGTCAGAGCTGCTGTGTCTGACATCACCAGTAGACCTACTGTGTGGTCCTGTGCCATCCTGCCTGCCTTCACCTCAGCTACACCCTGACCCCGTTCTCCTCCAGGAGGCAGACCTGATTCGCTTTGAGGAGAAAACTCCACCAAcag TGAGTGATGAACCAGAGGTGCCAGTTGACGGTGACGGCACATGTGATCCACCTGGCAGCACAGACGACTCTGCAGTCGCCAAACCTCTGCCGCCCCCTGACGTGAAGACCCCCTTGTCCATGGACAGTCCCAGCAGAAGAGCCTCACGCAGCAGAATCAAGCTAGCCGCCAACTTCTCATTCACAGCAGGCCTCTGA